TGCTTCCAtgatgtcagactgaacgacGGTGAAGATGCACCAAACACTGACTCAAGAAAACTCAGCCAGAGATTGACGTCAGCCATGCGTGACTTTCACCATCTGGCATTCTCAAGTACTACCTTACAGCAAACAAACCCTCGGCACACATGAAGAGTACAGTGTGCCTCAATAATGAAACTAGGAACAGGCGCTACTGATTCGCTAGTTATTAATCAGCTTTCTGTGAACTCTGCCAGCCGATGGTCAGACCGCTGATGTCATTCAGCATTACAGGAGTCTTTTAGGATTACCAAAATTTGGCTCAGGTTTGTCTCACCGCTGAAATCTCACTGTGAGCAGGGCTTTACCTGCAGATATCAGACAAGCCCTGAGCACCCTGTCAGTTAGATCAGGCATGTTTATTTCGGGTTAAATCTAAACAGCAGAGCTGAGTTTGACCCTTCAGAACCTCCAGAATCACTCTGTTGTGCTGTCACGTCAtcattatttaacatgtttttctgCACTCTTTGTTAATGGTCTGTTGTGATGTTTTTGTTCAGATGAGGCAGAACTCCTGTGGCCAGATTCGCCCCTCGCTCCCCAATGGGCCATCACTGCCGGCCCCCCGCGGCCCTGCGCTACAGACGCTCCCCAACGGCCCCGGGCCCCGCCCCGGCCCTCAGACCCCTGCAGTCCGCAATAATCACACGGAGAGCAGAGTGAACGGAGACGTGCCTTACCTGCACCCCATCACACTACCTCACAACTGCACAAGCCCAGGAGCCGGCCGCAGGAGCCCGCAGCTCCCCCCCGCTCAGGTGCGCTGCAGATATCGGGATACACCTGTCTACACCTCAGTGTTGTGGTCTATGCTCAAGTTCAGTTAGTACACCCTCAGAAACAGCATTTCAACTTTCTCTCCGTTTAGGTTCATATGTTGAAGTGTTGTGTCAGTTCAGTtctttattaatgcatttattcatgttttgtgCATCTCCTCCGGGTTTAGGGGCTTCAGAAAGGTCCGGGTTCTCATTGGGCAGGTCCTAATGGCATTCGGTCTGACTCTTCCAGCGGTTCTGCTGATGGCGGGCCTCATAATCAGGTTGTAGATTCAACGTCTGCGGGTGATGCGGCGGGCAGCCGTGGGTCTCCCCTGCCCCGCAGGTGTTCCCCCTGCACCCTCCCGCACACAGCTACCTCAGGTGCGCCGCACAGCACCACCCCGACCAAAGAGAGTGCCGCCCTGCAGACCAACGGCTCCACTGCCACCGACACCCACAGCCCGGCCTCACCCCACCGCTCGCCCTCACCTGTACCCGCCACCACCACAGACAATCCTCCGCTGCCCAATCTGCAGACTTTGCCCACCACTGCGCCTGCCGCCCCCCTCACCCCTGTGGGCTCTACCTTGCCAGCACTGGGCAGCTCCTCCGCCTCCTCGCCTGCCTCTGCCCTGTCTGCTGCCTCCCCCTCCCCACGCCCCGGCGACCCCAGCACCCCCCACAGGCCCTCGCAGGCCCCGGGCACCGTCAACGGCTGCTCTGAGGACTCCCGAAGCCCGGTAAAGCAGGAGCCAGAGCAGAGCATCACATTGGCTGCAGCGCACCGGTCCGCCAGCATCTCCATCTACCCCACATCCACTGACGCACTCAAAGCCTGCAGGTACTGTGGTGTACTGCTGTCTGTCTGTACAATATACTGCTGTTACTGCTGAGCAGAGTCGgttccggtgtgtgtgtgtgtgatgatcagCTTGTTTCTCCCTGCAGGATAGTCATGCCTTATTTTTagaagtttagtgaaggaaatgGTGGAGGCAGAATTATTGACAGCAGGAGAGTTAAGCgggtcacacaccggatgtgCCGCTCAGCGCCAGGACACAGCGCACGCCAGACacacacattcgcatgttatttaatatgaaagtATTCCAAGAGCGAACTGTGGCGCGGCAGacatatgaacagtgtcctgagtcatagctgggcGCTGTGGATACCCACCGACTtgtggcgccggtgtgtgtaccctgataaaaATCTGTTcataattctaaaatgcatgtgtGGCACGGCGCATCAGGTGTGGAACAAAATGAACACATCTTAGGTTTATGATTAATGTGTAGTCTGCAGAGTCAACAGTAGTGTTAACGTGTGtgcctgcgtgcgtgcgtgtgtgtgtgtatgtgtgcaggaGTCTGGGCAGGAATGGGCTGTCAAGCTGTAGTCTCCTGCTGAACCGGTGTCCGCCACCGCGGCTCCCTCCGCCTCCTGCACCGCCACTGGATAAAGACAAACTCAACCCGCCCACGCCCAGCATATATGTGCGTAACGCCTGCTGCATACACACCTCTAacctctgtgtgtgagtgtgtgtgtgtttgcgcattcaccaatgtgtgtttgtttcagcTGGAGAATAAACGAGACGCGTTCTTCCCGCCGCTTCACCAGTTCTGCACCAACCCCTCAAACCCTGTGACTGTCATCCGCGGCCTGGCCGGAGCCCTGAAACTGggttagcacacacacacacacacacacacacacacactttctctcaaaTCAATTCAGAATTGTTTCATTAGCATGACTGTAAAGGATATAATATTGCCAAAGCTTGATGTAGGAATACAAATATTAAACtccaataacatttaaaaataaagaatagaAACTAAATATCCTAATTCAAACTGAAGTAAACAATGTAAGAAATGAGAACATGAACATTTCAGACCACAGTGTTTgacatctaaacacacacacacaaagggtcACTGTCTCTCTCGCGCActcatacatatgcatatactTTCTCTCACATGCACAAACATTCGTGTACACACGtgctctctcacacatacacgtGCACACTCATGGTGGGCGTGTCCTGTTTCTCTGCAGTTTCCATGGGAACTAGAAAATGCATTGAACCTTGCATTCCTGTGGATTGCTGCAGAGAACTGAAGGACACTGCAGATTTCTGGGTAAATGTAGAGTTAAATGTAGAGAGGAGTTCTCTGACTGACCCATGTAGAGGAGTTCTCTGACTGACCCATGTAGAGGGGTTCTCTGACTGACCCATGTAGAGGGGTTCTCTGACTGACCCATGTAGAGGGGTTCTCTGACTGACCCATGTAGAGGAGTTCTCTGACTGACCCATGTAGAGGGGTTCTCTGACTGACCCATGTAGAGGAGTTCTCTGACTGACCCATGTAGAGGAGTTCTCTGACTGACCCATGTAGAGGAGTTTTCTGACTGACCCATGTAGAGGAGTTCTCTGACTGACCCATGTAGAGGAGTTCTCTGACTGACAGACATAGAGGAGTTCTGACTGACCCATGTAGAGGAGTTCTGACTGACCCATGTAGAGGAGTTCTCTGACTGACAGACGTAGAGGAGTTCTGACTGACCCATGTAGAGGAGTTCTGACTGACCCATGTAGAGGAGTTCTGACTGACCCATGTAGAGGAGTTCTGACTGACCCATGTAGAGGAGTTCTGACTGACCCATGTAGAGGGGTTCTCTGACTGACCCATGTAGAGGGGTTCTCTGACTGACCCATGTAGAGGGGTTCTCTGACTGACCCATGTAGAGGAGTTCTCTGACTGACCCATGTAGAGGAGTTCTCTGACTGACCCATGTAGAGGGGTTCTCTGACTGACCCATGTAGAGGAGTTCTCTGACTGACCCATGTAGAGGGGTTCTCTGACTGACCCATGTAGAGGAGTTTTCTGACTGACCCATGTAGAGGAGTTCTCTGACTGACCCATGTAGAGGAGTTCTGACTGACCCATGTAGAGGAGTTCTCTGACTGACAGACGTAGAGGAGTTCTGACTGACCCATGTAGAGGAGTTCTGACTGACCCATGTAGAGGAGTTCTCTGACTGACAGACGTAGAGGAGTTCTCTGACTGACCCATGTAGAGGAGTTCTCTGACTGACAGACGTAGAGGAGTTCTCTGACTGACCCATGTAGAGGAGTTCTCTGACTGACAGACGTAGAGGAGTTCTCTGACTGACCCATGTAGAGGAGTTCTGACTGACCCATGTAGAGGAGTTCTGACTGACCCTTGTAGAGGAGTTCTCTGACTGACCCATGTACAGGAGTTTTCTGACTGACCCATGTAGAGGAGTTCTCTGACTGACCCATGTAGAGGAGTTCTCTGACTGACCCATGTAGAGGAGTTCTCTGACTGACCCATGTAGAGGAGTTCTGACTGACCCATGTAGAGGAGTTCTCTGACTGACAGACGTAGAGGAGTTCTGACTGACCCATGTAGAGGAGTTCTGACTGACCCATGTAGAGGAGTTCTGACTGACCCATGTAGAGGAGTTCTCTGACTGACAGACGTAGAGGAGTTCTGACTGACCCATGTAGAGGAGTTCTCTGACTGACCCATGTAGAGGAGTTCTCTGACTGACCCATGTAGAGGAGTTCTCTGACTGACCCATGTAGAGGAGTTCTCTGACTGACCCATGTAGAGGAGTTCTCTGACTGACCCATGTAGAGGAGTTCTCTGACTGACCCATGTAGAGGAGTTCTCTGACTGACCCATCTAGAGGAGTTCTCTGACTGACCCATGTAGAGGAGTTCTCTGACTGACCCATCTAGAGGAGTTCTCTGACTGACCCATCTAGAGGAGTTCTCTGACTGACCCATGTAGAGGAGTTCTCTGACTGACCCATCTAGAGGAGTTCTCTGACTGACCCATGTAGAGGAGTTCTCTGACTGACCCATCTAGAGGAGTTCTCTGACTGACCCATCTAGAGGAGTTCTCTGACTGACCCATGTTCAGCTCCTGCTGGCCTTATAAAGCCCTTTCTGGAGCATTTGTCCTCTGGTTGGTCCATCAGAGCCCCTTAAAACTTAGCTTAACTGCAGTGGTCGAGCTGTGTGGCGCCTCCACCTGTGTTCCCTTTCCAGGGTACTGTGTGAGGGCACTAGATgagtagtgtgtgtttgtgtgcagatcTGGGCCTGTTCTCCACCAAGACGCTGGTGGATGTGAACCCAGAGCACCTGGTGGAAGTGCGCACTCAGCTGAGCCAACCGGCCGACGAGAACTGGGACGCCAGCGGGACGCGTAAGCAGTGGCGCTGCGAAAGCACACGCTCACACACCACCATCGCCAAATACGCACAATACCAGGCGGCGTCCTTCCAGGAGTCACTTCGGGtacaaacgcgcacacacacacacacacacacacacacttgtggcCTCAGTATAGTGTGTGtcctaattgtgtgtgtgtgtttcaggaggagAACGAGAAGAAGGGTCAGAAGGAGCTTTCGGACTCTGAGATGGCGTCTTCGGAAaggtgtgtgtgaaagagagtgtgtgtttgtatgtgtgtgatgaGCTCTACCTGCGCTGATGTTCACCTGTTTATTATTCTCAGTGTGTGCAGGAGGAGGAAGGGCCCCTTCAAACAGGTGAAGTTTGGGACGAACATCGACGTCTCCGATGAAAAgaagtgagtctgtgtgtgtgtgtgtgtgtgtgtgtgtgtgtgtgtgtgtgtggatctgacCTCATGAGAACTGTGAGGAATGTTAAGTGTTGGATATCTGCTGtaagtaaagtgtgtgtgtgtgtgtgtgtataaacactGGAGAACTGACTGCAGTTGCTAAACAGCCTTATTGGAGTCAGATCAATAGTGTGATCAGATGCTAGAGCACACTGAGACTGACACCTGCTGGACACTACAGAGAATACACGATTAACAGCAGAatctacacccacacacacacagatcattaGCGTTTCTCtgtgaggatatatatatataaatatacacacatttatccTTCTGTTTATAGTTATTgtgcttggtgtgaacaggcctaAGTACCCATGACTCttgcacacacatacgcacactgtctgtctgtaatgtgtgtgtgtgtgtgtgtgtgtgtgcccccTGCAGGTGGAAGCTGCAGCTGCAGGAGCTCAGTAAGTTGCCGGCATTTGCACGTGTGGTGTCGGCTGGGAATCTGCTGAGTCACGTGGGCCACAGAATCTTGGGCATGAACACAGTGCAGCTCTGCATGAAGGTGCCGGGCAGCAGGACCGCAGGTGAGCCAcagcgtagacacacacacacacacacaccagaccaGACCTGACCTCACCTGTGTGTTCAACTTCAGGTCATCAGGAGCACAACAACTTCTGCGCTGTCAACATCAACATCGGGCCAGGCGACTGCGAGTGGTTCGCTGTGCCAGAGCCGTACTGGGGCGTGATGAGCGAGTTCTGTGagaggtctgtgtgtgtgtatctgtgtcaCTCCTCAGCTGGGGTCTTTTCTTCATTCCTGCATTACTCCAGTAGCTGGGTTTGGTTTTTGGTTATTCGACACGATGCTGGACTCTCGCTCTTCAGAACCCATCCGAGAGTTGGTATTCCATAAGCTGATGTGTTTCTCAGTAGTGTCCTGTAGGTCATATACCGGCAGCTAGCTCACtccaactctcacatggttgcccactgaagtgacgcagggctgcgcccggtcagtacctggatgggcgatcacatgggaaaactaggttgctgccggaagtggtgttagtgtgtGGTCTTTGTGGGTCCTAAtgctctatactgctcagtgagcgccgtctttcggatgagacattaaaccgaggtcctgactctgtggtcccaggatgtccttggaaaaagagtaggggtttaaccccggcatactttccaaatctgcccactggcctctgacAGCTGACAGCTGATATTCCTGTGATGATGCTTGATGCTGGTTATCATTCCAATATTAAAATGCTATTTGactccattaaacagcagttaCTGTCCTTAAGAAAGCTGCTCTGAAAGTAGAACTAGATCATTTGCTAAATACTCTAAACACATGAAAGATAATCATTTAATTTACACCAGTTTCAATTTTGCTGGCATGAATTACTGAATATTAATTAGATGATCATCATGCCGCTGTGTTGTCAGCCCATTGCTGCACAACCAATCATGATCTGGACGATGGAGAGGTCCTATGGAGAAGTCTGAGGGAGGGATCTGATAGACCGATCCGAAGGAAGGGATCTGGAAAAGAGATCTGATGGGGTCTGAGGGAGAGATCTGAGGGAGAAATCTGATGGAGGCATCCGTAGGAGGGATCCGAGGGAGGGATCTGATGGAGAGATCTTATTGAGGGATCTGAGGGAGAAATCTTAGGGAGAGACCTGAGGAAGGGATCTGATGAATTGATCTGAGGGAGGAATCTGATGGGGAGATCTTATGGAGGGATCTGAGGAAGAAATGTTATGGAGAGATCCGAGAGAGGGATCCGGGGGAGGGATCCGAGGGAGGGATCCGATGGAGAGATCTGAGGGAGGGATCTGAGGGAGGAATCTGATGGGGAGATCTTATGGAGGGATCTGAGGGAGAAATGTTATGGAGAGATCCGGGGGAGGGATCTGAGGGAGAGATCTGAGGGAGGGATCTGAGGGAGGGATCCGATGGAGAGATCTGAGGGAGGGATCTGATGGAGAGATCCGAGGGAGGGATCCGAGGGAGGGATCCGAGGGAGGGATCTGATGGAGAGATCTGAGGAACAGATCTGATGGAGAGATCCGAGGGAGAGATCTGATGGAGAGATCCGAGGGAGGGATCCGAGGGAGGGATCTGATGGAGAGATCTGAGGAACAGATCTGATGGAGAGATCTAAGGGAGGGATCTGATAGAGGGATCTGTCCTTCTCTGATCAGCTCTTACAGATGGTATAGTGTGCTACATGAGTGAGTCTGTGTAGAGCCAGATTGTCCAGAGATCAGTCATCAGTTTTAGGTGGTTTAAGCGAGGCAGGCCTGACCCCAGATCTGCAAACTCTTTCAGAAACAACATCAACTTCCTAAAGGGCTCGTGGTGGCCCAATCTGGAGGATCTGTACGAGGCTCGGGTCCCGGTGTACCGCTTCATCCAGCGGCCGGGCGATCTGGTGTGGCTGAACACGGGCACGGTGCACTGGGGGCAGGCCATTGGCTGGTGCAACAACATCTCCTGGAACGTCGGTCCGCTGACGGGTGTGTAGATCCCTGTCCCTTGACCCACTGCTGACAGAACACAACACACCAGTCCTGCACACACCAGCAGCTCACACACACTCTGTGTTCTTACTGTAATTACATCAAGCACAGAGCAGGATCATACAGGAAACTAGCAGGAAGGGAGCCCTACTGTGGGTCAAAGGTTACCTGCCCTACAGTACAGTATAATAGAGTATCTGCAGTAATGACACATCACATTTACAACGCACCCTCCTTACACTGCTGATGATGTAGGAGCAGTATTGCAAAACACCCCCCCCACCCTTATTTTGCCATAAAAATGGCCATAGAGgctggcttacacacacacaacacacagcaGTCACAGCACCActactgtgtgcgtgtgtgtgtgtgtgtgtgaccgctGCTCCTCTGTCCTGCAGCGCACCAGTATAAGCTGGCCGTGGAGCGATACGAGTGGAACAAACTGCGGAGCGTGAAGTCGATGGTTCCCATGGTGCACCTGTCCTGGAACATGGCCAGGAACATCAAAGTGGCGGACCAGCGGCTGTTCGAGATGATCAAGTGAGTGTGAATTGACCAGcgcttctctcacacacacacaacacacaaactgACCCCTCTTCGTCTCTGTGGTGTGTGTTACGCAGGTTCTGTCTGCTGCGGACGCTGAGGCAGACTCAGAGCATCAGGGAGTCTCTGCTGTCGGTGGGGAAGGAGATGCTGTGGCAGCGCAGGAGCCGAGATGAGCCCGCACACTACTGCAGCGTCtgcgaggtgtgtgtgtgtgtttgctctgcAGTAAAGCTCTGCTCCTCTACAGGTGTAGGTGTGGaactgctttgtgtgtgtgtgtgtgtgtgtgtgtgcgtgtgtgtgtgtggccactGCAGTAACGCTCTGCTCCTCTACAGGTGTAGGTGTGGaactgctt
Above is a window of Danio aesculapii chromosome 6, fDanAes4.1, whole genome shotgun sequence DNA encoding:
- the kdm6al gene encoding lysine (K)-specific demethylase 6A, like isoform X2, coding for MKPCRVSVAAAAARRLSAAGDEEKKMAAGKASEPEEESPRLSAQESDTLARVDSSLFGYQRLHEDGASMKALLVKAVRCYESLILKAEGKVDPEFFCQLGHFNLLLEEYPKALSAYQRYYSLQPDYWKNAAFLYGLGMVYFHYNAFQWAIKAFQEVLYIDPGFSRAKEIHLRLGLMFKVNTDYESSLKHFQLALIDSSRCTLSKAEIQFHIAHLYEIQKRHRAAKEAYESLLQTEDLQTPVRAAALQQLGWMHHTVEQLGDKANKDSYAIQCLQKSLEADPNSGQSWYFLGRCYSSIGKVQDAFISYRQSIDKSEASADTWCSIGVLYQQQNQPMDALQAYICAVQLDHSHAAAWMDLGTLYESCNQPHDAIKCYINATRSKSCSNTAALAARIKYLQACKAQPGASSGSQASAPALPPHSTALEPAGAQTSPARKRRSSSPAQSSAESWSSGSAHTPVPHWYLTPQKLQLLEQLRASRASLKPAQLQMLEQMEAQLSAMHLHQQQMRQNSCGQIRPSLPNGPSLPAPRGPALQTLPNGPGPRPGPQTPAVRNNHTESRVNGDVPYLHPITLPHNCTSPGAGRRSPQLPPAQGLQKGPGSHWAGPNGIRSDSSSGSADGGPHNQVVDSTSAGDAAGSRGSPLPRRCSPCTLPHTATSGAPHSTTPTKESAALQTNGSTATDTHSPASPHRSPSPVPATTTDNPPLPNLQTLPTTAPAAPLTPVGSTLPALGSSSASSPASALSAASPSPRPGDPSTPHRPSQAPGTVNGCSEDSRSPVKQEPEQSITLAAAHRSASISIYPTSTDALKACRSLGRNGLSSCSLLLNRCPPPRLPPPPAPPLDKDKLNPPTPSIYLENKRDAFFPPLHQFCTNPSNPVTVIRGLAGALKLDLGLFSTKTLVDVNPEHLVEVRTQLSQPADENWDASGTRKQWRCESTRSHTTIAKYAQYQAASFQESLREENEKKGQKELSDSEMASSESVCRRRKGPFKQVKFGTNIDVSDEKKWKLQLQELSKLPAFARVVSAGNLLSHVGHRILGMNTVQLCMKVPGSRTAGHQEHNNFCAVNINIGPGDCEWFAVPEPYWGVMSEFCERNNINFLKGSWWPNLEDLYEARVPVYRFIQRPGDLVWLNTGTVHWGQAIGWCNNISWNVGPLTAHQYKLAVERYEWNKLRSVKSMVPMVHLSWNMARNIKVADQRLFEMIKFCLLRTLRQTQSIRESLLSVGKEMLWQRRSRDEPAHYCSVCEVEVWNLLFVCGEGSPCRPVAAVQCQDCARKASVDLQGFVVLQQFRMEDLTQLYEQFSLAPALHSSSS
- the kdm6al gene encoding lysine (K)-specific demethylase 6A, like isoform X1, which produces MKPCRVSVAAAAARRLSAAGDEEKKMAAGKASEPEEESPRLSAQESDTLARVDSSLFGYQRLHEDGASMKALLVKAVRCYESLILKAEGKVDPEFFCQLGHFNLLLEEYPKALSAYQRYYSLQPDYWKNAAFLYGLGMVYFHYNAFQWAIKAFQEVLYIDPGFSRAKEIHLRLGLMFKVNTDYESSLKHFQLALIDSSRCTLSKAEIQFHIAHLYEIQKRHRAAKEAYESLLQTEDLQTPVRAAALQQLGWMHHTVEQLGDKANKDSYAIQCLQKSLEADPNSGQSWYFLGRCYSSIGKVQDAFISYRQSIDKSEASADTWCSIGVLYQQQNQPMDALQAYICAVQLDHSHAAAWMDLGTLYESCNQPHDAIKCYINATRSKSCSNTAALAARIKYLQAQLCELHHYSLQAKSKTLPSIEEAWSLPIPAELTSRQGVQSTGPQACKAQPGASSGSQASAPALPPHSTALEPAGAQTSPARKRRSSSPAQSSAESWSSGSAHTPVPHWYLTPQKLQLLEQLRASRASLKPAQLQMLEQMEAQLSAMHLHQQQMRQNSCGQIRPSLPNGPSLPAPRGPALQTLPNGPGPRPGPQTPAVRNNHTESRVNGDVPYLHPITLPHNCTSPGAGRRSPQLPPAQGLQKGPGSHWAGPNGIRSDSSSGSADGGPHNQVVDSTSAGDAAGSRGSPLPRRCSPCTLPHTATSGAPHSTTPTKESAALQTNGSTATDTHSPASPHRSPSPVPATTTDNPPLPNLQTLPTTAPAAPLTPVGSTLPALGSSSASSPASALSAASPSPRPGDPSTPHRPSQAPGTVNGCSEDSRSPVKQEPEQSITLAAAHRSASISIYPTSTDALKACRSLGRNGLSSCSLLLNRCPPPRLPPPPAPPLDKDKLNPPTPSIYLENKRDAFFPPLHQFCTNPSNPVTVIRGLAGALKLDLGLFSTKTLVDVNPEHLVEVRTQLSQPADENWDASGTRKQWRCESTRSHTTIAKYAQYQAASFQESLREENEKKGQKELSDSEMASSESVCRRRKGPFKQVKFGTNIDVSDEKKWKLQLQELSKLPAFARVVSAGNLLSHVGHRILGMNTVQLCMKVPGSRTAGHQEHNNFCAVNINIGPGDCEWFAVPEPYWGVMSEFCERNNINFLKGSWWPNLEDLYEARVPVYRFIQRPGDLVWLNTGTVHWGQAIGWCNNISWNVGPLTAHQYKLAVERYEWNKLRSVKSMVPMVHLSWNMARNIKVADQRLFEMIKFCLLRTLRQTQSIRESLLSVGKEMLWQRRSRDEPAHYCSVCEVEVWNLLFVCGEGSPCRPVAAVQCQDCARKASVDLQGFVVLQQFRMEDLTQLYEQFSLAPALHSSSS